The genomic region taattttttattattttaaatttataagaATGGAGGAGctgtttaaaattaaataaataactcaACTCATGTTTTTAGGTTGGTTTTGATTATCATATGTATTTGACTATTTGTAGGATTCTGAATTTAATTCTTGTTTGTTAATTACAAATATGCACATATTTATGATTTTGTATATTTGTACAGACGTGCCCAAAAGAAAAACAATCCCAAAAAAATTCCAATACCCATGTACCTATACCTGATTCCAACTTGTTAACTTAGGAGAAAAATTGAGCGCAACAATATGATATAAATTCATGTTCCACAAAAAGTTAAGAATGAGCATTTGAATTCATACCATAAAGTTTAGCGGATGTAAACAAATCCATCTGGCACCCAAATCCATAGTAACGTTTGAAAGAAACCGCCCATATGGATTTCTTAGCGGCTTCCTCACTGCAAAAGGCCAACCAATTACAAATTAAACCAAGAAAACTTCAATAAAGTTCGCTATTAACATGAGAAGAATTTCAACAATTAGTAGGGtaaacataaagaaaaatatttccacATGCCAACTAGGTGATCCTTATATGGATTGACAAGGTCTTGTTTACTGTAAAACATGATAAGGTCAATAATATTGGGTGCACAAATCTGAAAAGTGAGAACGCACAGTTTTCAGATAAAAACTAAGAAGTAGTGAGCTCATTGATCTTCTGATAACCTTAACCTCAGAAATTGACTGTATAAGGGTGCATTTCAAGCACACTCTTCTTTAAATAAAACACTTAATCCAGCATTATTAACATACAAAGCATACAATGCATAACTAGTAAAGTGGGATGAGTGAAATAGGGGAGAGGACCcactagttgtgcaccctaacttcgtgcttcttaaaatcttacgtggaaatttcaaatcacacCTAATTTTTTTTACAGTGGACAGcggcttacttggcaagtcctgtgcttaaggttttagggccacaccatcaaatatgatgccagATCAAAATCTTTTTTgcggtgtccaaaacaacccaaaaaaaatgtGAGACGGATAGGTGTGCAAAAGGACCCCATTGATGTGACATCatatgattggttacttttcacatcatatgattggttacttttcacatcATATGGTATATTTCactcaattattggtacttatcatacaactattggtacaATGTTGTACAAAACTTGGATATTAAATCAGAAGTATGGAAGTATTAAAttaacaacttctatcacaagaattgaaaCATGCTCAACTACAGATCCTTTCCCCTAGTAAATCATCAAAGCTTTCATAAATAAACAATATGACATCTTCCAAAGAAATATACCATGCTTTAATGCACAAAAATTGACAGGTCAGGCACCAACTTCAACATAACAAGACACTTGAGCAAAAGAAGATTAAAAAAAACTTACCTTCCACGAACCGTGGCGAGGGTTTTGATGTAGCAATCAATTCTTTCCTCCTTCGTGGCTCTGCCGGCATAGAGAGGGTCCATGCGCACGAACCAGGGATCAAAATCACGCCCAGGAAACGAAGGCGCCATCTCTGGGGGTGGCCTATCGCTCGACAGCGGAGAGTACCCCGAATCCCTTGACTGAGTTACTTTGCATCTAATCGATTTCCTTTTGCATTGCAACTCTTCATGGCAAATTACGGCGAGAGGACTGTATAACAATGGCTAACAAGACACCCGAAGTGAAGTAGAAGACGAAAAGGGTTTTATAGAAAATCTTGTATCTGTATAACAATGGCAAGTTACGGCGAGAGCGCGTGGGCGAGCCATCGGCATGGTGGCTGTCGTTGCTGAGGAGGCACCAATTACTGCGCTGCTTGCAATGGCGGAATCCATTAGTTTCCCTAAGGTTTGATTTTAAATGAGGTTTAACATTACGCCG from Cryptomeria japonica chromosome 3, Sugi_1.0, whole genome shotgun sequence harbors:
- the LOC131070041 gene encoding multiple organellar RNA editing factor 2, chloroplastic isoform X2, translated to MAPSFPGRDFDPWFVRMDPLYAGRATKEERIDCYIKTLATVRGSEEAAKKSIWAVSFKRYYGFGCQMDLFTSAKLYGVPEVRIIVRIGGVHLVITDDVKLLVDGKIVESSPERQQCVTPQHNQVKLVTGTQGAT